Proteins encoded together in one Oryzias latipes chromosome 11, ASM223467v1 window:
- the LOC101167304 gene encoding coagulation factor XI, translating to MREVESSQVCREKILLKRVDPQGLYRSCSQTFSMKTALLWLSLLPLYSCASIDVCNEELLENVDFQGTDIAELQSPDVDHCQHLCTQHPACLFFTFFGSLGTTDDRAFKCYLKSTPSGKPTSQTPLNGATSGFSLKAFSCKPNLEPCLSQVYQNVDFGGADYRFLFTNDNEDCQRVCTLDPACQFFTFLEGDFRTQDVRFRCHLKYSWNIPRIPNIERKTGVTSGFSQNLFLNQDFKKGCQKTFFVNMDIPGNDLELVKAASVEHCQVMCSAHPQCTYFSFQSTGFNCNLKNNQQSLVTVAKEGTTSGLPARFCQLADDWLTTRYEGIDFFGSDIGFEPMDNVQQCQTKCTASPFCQFYTYADASFPDPIARRRCYLKRVVTLPAPPSVTKLTGAVSGFSGRNCGTIVF from the exons ATGCGGGAGGTGGAGAGCAGCCAGGTGTGTAGGGAGAAGATCCTGCTGAAACGTGTAGATCCTCAA GGGCTCTATCGTTCCTGCAGTCAGACCTTCAGCATGAAAACCGCTCTGCTTTGGCTGAGCCTGCTGCCTCTCTACAGCTGTGCCTCCATTGATG TATGCAACGAGGAGCTTCTGGAGAATGTGGACTTTCAGGGAACAGATATTGCCGAACTTCAGTCTCCTGATGTGGACCACTGCCAGCACCTGTGCACGCAGCACCCCGCATGTCTCTTCTTCACTTTCTTTGGGTCCCTCGGGACTACAGATGACAG GGCCTTCAAGTGCTACCTGAAATCCACCCCCTCTGGAAAACCCACTTCCCAGACTCCATTGAATGGTGCCACATCTGGTTTTTCTCTGAAGGCTTTCTCCTGCAAGCCAAACCTTG AACCTTGTCTGTCTCAGGTTTACCAGAACGTGGATTTCGGCGGAGCAGACTACAGGTTCTTGTTCACAAACGATAATGAAGACTGTCAGAGAGTCTGCACTCTAGACCCGGCCTGCCAGTTCTTCACCTTTCTGGAAGGAGATTTCCGAACACAGGATGTCAG GTTTCGATGCCACCTTAAATACAGCTGGAATATACCCAGGATTCCAAATATAGAGAGAAAGACTGGCGTCACATCTGGATTTTcacaaaacttgtttttaaatcaagattttaaaaaag GCtgtcagaaaacattttttgtgaacaTGGACATCCCAGGAAATGACCTGGAGTTGGTTAAAGCAGCTTCAGTGGAGCACTGTCAGGTGATGTGCTCGGCTCACCCTCAGTGCACGTACTTCTCCTTCCAAAG TACTGGGTTTAACTGCAATTTGAAGAACAACCAACAGAGCTTGGTGACTGTAGCTAAAGAGGGAACGACTTCAGGGCTGCCGGCACGATTCTGTCAGCTTGCCGACG ACTGGTTGACGACGCGTTATGAAGggattgatttttttggttCTGATATTGGCTTTGAGCCGATGGACAATGTCCAGCAGTGTCAGACGAAGTGCACCGCCTCTCCTTTCTGCCAGTTCTACACCTACGCAGATGCGAGCTTCCCTGACCCCATAGCTAG gCGCCGCTGCTATTTAAAGCGTGTGGTCACCCTGCCGGCTCCGCCCAGCGTCACGAAACTGACAGGAGCAGTTTCCGGTTTTTCTGGGAGGAACTGTGGGACGATAGTTTTCTGA
- the LOC101167553 gene encoding glutathione S-transferase A: MAKDMTLLWGSGSPPCWRVQIALEEKNLQGYNQKLLSFEKGEHKSKEVLEINPRGQLPAFKHGKIILNESYAACLYLENQFKSQGTQLIPEGAAEVGLMYQLIFEAQPLAQKIGEVLYYNWKVPEGERHDSAVQRNKEALKEEMKIWEGHLQGCGDFLVGKSFSLADVIIFPVFAYFIRNGGSEERYPNVAAYYKKLRDRPSIKKTWPPTWIDGPGMGTLKDI; encoded by the exons ATGGCCAAGGACATGACTCTGCTGTGGGGCTCTGGCTCTCCCCCCTGCTGGAGGGTGCAGATCGCTCTGGAGGAGAAGAACCTGCAGGGCTACAACCAGAAGCTGCTGTCTTTTGAGAAAGGCGAGCACAAATCCAAGGAGGTTCTGGAGATCAACCCCAGGGGTCAG CTTCCTGCCTTTAAACATGGAAAGATCATCCTGAACGAGTCCTACGCCGCCTGCTTGTACCTGGAG AACCAGTTCAAGTCTCAGGGGACCCAGCTGATCCCTGAGGGCGCCGCCGAGGTCGGCCTCATGTACCAGCTCATCTTCGAGGCACAGCCTCTCGCCCAGAAAATAG GTGAGGTTCTTTACTACAACTGGAAGGTTCCAGAAGGGGAGAGGCACGATTCTGCCGTGCAGAGGAATAAAGAGGCCCTGAAAGAGGAGATGAAAATATGGGAGGGACACCTGCAG gGATGTGGTGATTTCCTGGTTGgaaagtctttttctttggcTGACGTGATTATTTTCCCAGTTTTTGCTTATTTCATACGAAACGG AGGGAGTGAGGAGCGTTACCCCAACGTGGCAGCTTACTACAAAAAGCTGAGGGACAGACCCAGCATCAAGAAAACATGGCCTCCCACCTGGATTGATGGGCCTGGAATGGGAACACTGAAGGACATCTGA